The following coding sequences lie in one Haematobia irritans isolate KBUSLIRL chromosome 3, ASM5000362v1, whole genome shotgun sequence genomic window:
- the LOC142231218 gene encoding uncharacterized protein LOC142231218: MVKIIESVYQKTESAVWTGDELSDYFNTNSGVKQGCLLSPLLFALYINDLHDILGGGVAIEEIRVKILLYADDIVILAEDKEVLQSMINNLESYCNKWNLVVNLSKSKIMVFRNGGRLSSQEKWTLNNQPIEIVSEYNYLGVILTPQMNFTKHIEARNLQAKNAINMTWKNFLGKSSISLEQKWNLFKAVCRSIQSYGAQVWGFSYYDEVDKLQRFFIKKLLRLPDSAPNYAVALETGLEEGHIYMMQMHLKYIMRTKFKYTAERLPHQLTRKVIQKNLFWANQINTIIDQLDMPQINENMSLNSWNTMMANLVEHMIMKNRSTSILRAQQSTMRIYRYLDYSRSHLYFGGSYTVDDISWIIKARCDLILLNANPYIPNPNGNDQCTLCNMNQKETLQHFLGVCPILSEIRVLYFRMNPLNEDNIISILDGREVEDWRNLIGYLKAALRYRDLIIREFA, encoded by the coding sequence atggtaaaaattattgagAGTGTATATCAAAAAACAGAATCAGCAGTTTGGACGGGAGATGAACTTTCGGATTATTTTAATACGAATAGCGGAGTAAAGCAAGGTTGCCTACTATCGCCTTTATTGTTTGCTCTATACATAAATGATTTACATGATATCCTTGGAGGTGGTGTAGCCATTGAAGAAATTAGAGTTAAAATATTGCTTTATGCAGACGATATTGTAATATTGGCAGAGGATAAGGAGGTTCTCCAATCAATGATAAATAACTTAGAAAGCTATTGCAATAAGTGGAATTTAGTTGTAAATTTGTCTAAGTCGAAAATAATGGTTTTCAGAAACGGTGGCCGATTATCGAGTCAAGAGAAGTGGACTCTAAACAACCAACCAATTGAAATAGTGTCAGAATATAACTACTTAGGTGTCATACTGACACCCCAAATGAATTTTACTAAACATATCGAAGCCAGAAACCTACAggcaaaaaatgcaataaacatgacatggaaaaattttcttgggaAATCGAGCATATCGCTAGAACAAAAATGGAATCTATTCAAAGCAGTATGTAGATCGATTCAATCTTATGGTGCACAAGTCTGGGGTTTCAGTTATTATGATGAGGTTGATAAGCTACAGCGATTCTTTATAAAGAAATTACTACGATTGCCAGACTCTGCCCCTAATTATGCAGTAGCCTTGGAGACTGGACTTGAGGAAGGCCATATATATATGatgcaaatgcatctcaaataTATTATGAGAACGAAATTCAAATACACGGCTGAACGATTACCCCACCAGTTAACAAGGAAAGTAATACAAAAGAATTTATTTTGggcaaatcaaataaatacTATCATTGATCAGCTTGATATGCCCCAAATCAACGAGAATATGAGTTTGAATTCTTGGAATACTATGATGGCAAACCTGGTCGAACATATGATTATGAAAAACAGAAGTACGTCAATACTAAGAGCGCAACAAAGCACCATGAGAATATATAGATACCTAGATTACTCCAGAAGTCATCTTTATTTTGGGGGAAGTTACACCGTAGACGACATTTCATGGATAATTAAGGCCAGATGTGATCTAATACTTCTTAACGCAAATCCGTACATCCCTAATCCAAATGGCAACGATCAGTGCACACTATGCAATATGAATCAGAAAGAAACACTGCAACATTTCCTTGGTGTTTGTCCCATTTTAAGTGAGATTAGGGTGCTCTACTTTAGGATGAACCCCTTAAATGAGGATAATATCATAAGTATACTAGATGGAAGAGAAGTGGAAGACTggagaaatcttattggatATCTTAAAGCAGCTTTACGATACCGTGACCTGATTATCAGAgagtttgcataa